The Haloterrigena turkmenica DSM 5511 genome includes the window CCGACGGCGCCAGCGACCGCACTCGTGTCGGGGGGCACGACGGGGGCGTGGCCCGTTAGTGTACCCGAACCCGAACTCGAGTCCGAGTTCGACGTGCTTTTGCCCCCGTCGGGACTAGCGTCGATCGATGCAGGTCGTCGTCCCGTTCGCCGCGACGGAGCCGAAGACCCGGCTCGCCGACGTCCTCACGCCCGCGGAGCGGACGGCGTTCGCACGCGCGATGCTCGCGGACGTCCTGACCGCGGTCGTCGAGGCGGGCCACGAGCCGACGGTCCTCGCGACGGCGCCGCTCGACCTCGAGACGCTCGACCTCGAGGCCGCCGTTCGAGACGCGGGCTCGGTCGCGGTCGACGACCGACCGCTCACCGAGGCGGTCAACGCGCGGCTGCCCGAGCGCGGCGACGGCGGTGACGACGGCACCCATATCGACCCCGTGGCCGTCGTCATGGCCGACCTCGCGCTGGCGACCGCCGACGCGCTCGAGGCGCTGTTTTCCGCCGCGGCCGACGTCGCGGTCGTCCCGGGTCGGGGCGCCGGGACGAACGCGCTCGTCGTCGACCACCCCGAGTTTCGGGTCGACTACCACGGCGCGTCCTACCTCGATCACCGCGAGATCGCCCACGACGTCGGGGCGACCCTCGAGACGGTCGATTCGTTCCGGCTGGGGACCGACATCGACGAGCCCGCGGACCTCGTCGAGGTGCTCGTCCACGGGACCGAGACCGACCGCGCGCCCGCCCGGCTCCGCGAGTTCGGGTTCGAACTCGAGCGAACCGACGGTCGCGTGACCGTCGCGCGACTCGAAGAGTCCCGGCCGAAGTAGCGCTGTCGACGGACGGCGTTGTCACTCGTCGATGCGTGTGAACTCGAAATCGGACGGCTGAGAGGCCTCACTCGGTCGCCGGGTCGGCTTCGGGACGGGACCACGCTCGGATCCGATCCGAGTACGCGCCGAGGCCGAGCCCCGAGATAAACGTCAGGAGGCTGGGAACGAGGATCCACAGGAGGTCGGGATGTTCTGTACCGGTGTGAAGTGCGATATCGAGCATACGGATCCCCCTTTGCCGGACCACTGACGTAATACAATCGGTTGCCGCCCTTATCGCCGCCTGCGACTGTGATCGGCCGACCTCCTCCACCGCGCTCGGCGAGCCGTCCGGAAGTGAAGGGCTTATGTATCGAGCGCCGGGATTCGGAGGTAATGTTCCCCGGGGCGAGCGAGTACGGCGTCGACATCGCGGTCGACGACGCGGCGGTCGAGGACCTCCTCGAGGTCACGCCCGCCGACGTCGACGCGCCGCCCGCGCTGACCTTCTCGCGAAACGTCTTCGTGCCGCTGACGACGGCCTGCCGCTACACCTGTACCTACTGTACCTACTTCGATCCGCCGGGACAGGCCTCGCTGCTCTCTCTCGAGGAGATTCGCGAAATCTGCCAACGAGGGGCCGACGCGGGCTGTACCGAGGCGCTGTTTACCTTCGGCGACGACCCCGACGAGCGCTACACCGAGATCCACGCGCAACTCGAGGAGTGGGGCCACGACTCCATCCACGAGTACCTCCGCGAGGCCTGCGAGGTCGCCCTCGAAGAGGGGCTGCTCCCCCACGCCAACCCGGGCGATCAGACCCGCGAGCAGCTGGCCGAGGTCGCCGACGTCAACGCCAGCATGGGCGTGATGCTCGAGACGACCGCCGAGGTCCGCGCCCACGGCGGC containing:
- the cofC gene encoding 2-phospho-L-lactate guanylyltransferase, which encodes MQVVVPFAATEPKTRLADVLTPAERTAFARAMLADVLTAVVEAGHEPTVLATAPLDLETLDLEAAVRDAGSVAVDDRPLTEAVNARLPERGDGGDDGTHIDPVAVVMADLALATADALEALFSAAADVAVVPGRGAGTNALVVDHPEFRVDYHGASYLDHREIAHDVGATLETVDSFRLGTDIDEPADLVEVLVHGTETDRAPARLREFGFELERTDGRVTVARLEESRPK